One segment of Paenibacillus rhizovicinus DNA contains the following:
- a CDS encoding transglutaminase-like domain-containing protein: MSKPQEDKLGWSAGQTEAVLAGSGQAEIAGLEQAAASSSGGGSPKAAGRGATTGSAVGAARLSKRSEEREGLHFFRYGSRRLITSLLLYGLIVEWLLPLEQLKAYTELYQISPLLTAVGLFLAVGLFVPPTWAALLMNGCIALGAVLVLFQPHYGSLSQSMQGFVRAFRHDAAGIAQGQFMLSGEMRTLLLIAGLGMMAIAVQSLMWLRQWGLGLTALTAVYLLLLYGFTGLEVFPGLLRACAEGLVLSALVTAPRIERLAGMPDLFAKGKGGSGGEGSLLSGWSLGWWSGAAWLAVLIMAASVGAAWGWSSGTTSEQAPWAADAIQWGQEQMDKADGGAAPAATTAQEAMSETGLSGSGKTGYGFDDRRLGGPLTPDTTVLFTVASQEAGYLRGDSEAFYNGKGWEQEEHDWLKRNVTSDSGKPRAGVFVQTVTPARPTVGYPLFTGGADARITALKLQRSPKNDSGKYWQDAFSGALYPSGDEDQVVQYTVETVIPNEAKAQAQGDINAAGSAKDASVPLSMTEREERVFTQLPTDLPARVGELAAQILKDAGNPTDRYAQAEAIVDYLKANYPYTLTNTQVPEGGADLVDDFLFRQKQGYCVHFASALAVLLRTQGIPARYVKGFAPGEPGLPADGGDASLYTVRASDAHAWVEVWFPGVGWLSFEPTPGFAAPDSGAAGAAASSAPAGEGAQPDAAAAGDAAPAADRGEAAGARSAAGRLAAQLRAAAARGAHALADAGRGAMASPPWAMAACAAAVTGAAGLALAWRRRHERFAFGTALRRYGSALNAGRHTAARSQFLQLADALWRELYKQCGAKPPHRTAREYAAALRLPPLTAPLVADFVRWDEEARFDAFAPRLPTQQQMAELVSTVVKPRQPGASS, encoded by the coding sequence ATGTCGAAGCCGCAGGAGGATAAGCTCGGTTGGTCTGCCGGGCAGACGGAGGCTGTTTTGGCCGGGAGCGGCCAGGCAGAGATCGCAGGACTTGAGCAGGCTGCGGCTTCATCATCCGGCGGCGGTTCGCCGAAGGCCGCTGGCCGCGGCGCCACGACTGGCTCGGCTGTCGGAGCCGCACGCTTGTCCAAACGGTCGGAGGAACGGGAAGGGCTGCATTTCTTCCGTTACGGCTCCAGACGTTTGATAACGAGCCTGCTGTTGTATGGCCTGATCGTGGAATGGCTGCTGCCGCTCGAGCAGTTGAAAGCCTACACGGAGCTATACCAGATCAGTCCATTGCTTACGGCGGTGGGATTGTTTCTGGCCGTTGGGCTGTTCGTGCCGCCGACATGGGCAGCGCTGCTGATGAACGGGTGCATTGCGCTCGGAGCGGTGCTCGTCTTGTTCCAGCCTCATTACGGTTCATTATCGCAATCCATGCAGGGCTTCGTGCGCGCGTTCCGTCATGATGCGGCAGGCATCGCGCAGGGCCAGTTCATGCTATCCGGGGAAATGAGGACCCTGCTGCTCATAGCCGGACTCGGCATGATGGCGATCGCCGTGCAGTCCTTGATGTGGCTGCGGCAGTGGGGGCTGGGACTAACCGCGCTGACGGCCGTATATTTGCTGCTGTTGTACGGATTTACGGGCTTGGAGGTATTTCCCGGCTTGCTGCGGGCATGTGCGGAAGGCTTGGTGCTGAGCGCGCTCGTGACGGCGCCGCGCATCGAGCGGCTTGCGGGCATGCCGGATTTGTTCGCCAAAGGGAAGGGCGGCAGCGGCGGAGAGGGCAGCTTGTTGTCCGGCTGGTCGCTCGGCTGGTGGAGCGGCGCGGCTTGGCTGGCCGTCCTCATTATGGCGGCGAGTGTCGGTGCGGCTTGGGGCTGGTCCAGCGGCACGACTTCGGAGCAGGCGCCATGGGCCGCGGATGCCATCCAGTGGGGTCAGGAGCAAATGGACAAGGCCGACGGCGGCGCGGCTCCCGCAGCCACGACAGCGCAGGAAGCCATGTCCGAGACGGGCTTGAGCGGGTCGGGCAAGACGGGCTACGGCTTCGACGACCGCCGCCTTGGAGGTCCGCTGACTCCGGATACCACGGTATTGTTCACGGTAGCTTCGCAGGAAGCCGGGTATTTGCGCGGGGACAGCGAAGCCTTCTATAACGGGAAGGGCTGGGAGCAGGAAGAGCATGATTGGCTGAAGCGGAACGTGACGAGCGATTCCGGCAAACCGCGTGCCGGCGTGTTCGTCCAGACCGTGACGCCTGCCCGGCCGACGGTCGGCTATCCGTTGTTTACCGGCGGCGCGGACGCGCGAATTACGGCGCTTAAGCTGCAGCGTTCGCCGAAGAACGATAGCGGCAAGTATTGGCAGGATGCGTTCTCGGGCGCCCTGTACCCGTCCGGCGATGAGGATCAAGTCGTTCAGTACACCGTGGAGACGGTGATTCCGAACGAGGCGAAAGCGCAAGCGCAAGGGGATATCAACGCTGCCGGCAGCGCGAAGGACGCCTCCGTTCCGTTGTCGATGACGGAGCGGGAAGAGCGCGTGTTCACGCAGCTTCCGACGGATCTTCCGGCGCGGGTCGGCGAGCTTGCGGCGCAAATCCTCAAGGACGCGGGCAATCCGACGGACCGGTATGCGCAGGCGGAAGCGATCGTCGATTATTTGAAGGCGAATTATCCGTACACGCTGACGAATACGCAGGTTCCTGAAGGGGGCGCGGATCTCGTCGACGATTTCCTGTTCCGGCAAAAGCAAGGGTATTGCGTGCATTTTGCCTCCGCGCTGGCGGTGCTGCTGCGGACGCAGGGCATTCCCGCGCGGTACGTGAAAGGTTTTGCGCCGGGCGAACCCGGCCTGCCGGCGGATGGAGGCGACGCCTCCCTGTACACCGTGCGCGCGAGCGACGCGCATGCTTGGGTGGAAGTGTGGTTTCCGGGCGTCGGCTGGCTGTCTTTCGAGCCGACGCCGGGTTTTGCGGCACCGGATAGCGGTGCCGCCGGCGCAGCCGCCTCGTCCGCGCCGGCGGGCGAGGGGGCGCAGCCGGATGCCGCCGCGGCGGGCGATGCCGCGCCGGCGGCGGATCGCGGCGAAGCCGCCGGCGCCCGGAGCGCAGCCGGGCGTTTGGCCGCGCAGCTGCGCGCTGCCGCGGCGCGCGGCGCGCATGCGCTCGCGGACGCGGGCCGCGGCGCCATGGCTTCGCCGCCGTGGGCCATGGCGGCGTGCGCCGCAGCCGTTACGGGCGCGGCCGGGCTCGCCCTGGCGTGGCGCCGCAGGCACGAACGCTTCGCGTTCGGCACGGCGCTGCGCCGGTACGGCAGCGCCCTGAATGCGGGCCGGCATACCGCGGCCCGCAGCCAGTTCCTCCAGCTCGCGGACGCCTTGTGGCGCGAGCTGTACAAGCAGTGCGGCGCGAAGCCTCCGCACCGCACGGCGCGCGAATACGCGGCGGCGCTGCGCCTGCCGCCGCTGACCGCGCCGCTAGTCGCGGATTTCGTGCGGTGGGACGAAGAAGCGCGGTTCGACGCGTTCGCGCCTCGTCTTCCGACGCAGCAGCAAATGGCCGAGCTGGTCAGCACGGTCGTCAAACCGCGCCAGCCGGGAGCGTCTTCTTAA
- a CDS encoding DUF58 domain-containing protein — protein MRTAGTQQGNRNGSAMPGEVKPLPESALQEPAASRLRSRMMPRIMAMVILGLGLFALIERGGAVEWLFAAVAVLAAGGGLLLPYAALGRIHAERIVYDAENLEDGGEMRAALTIRLSRMLPFMWVCVQEEIANACAPQGSGIHIMRALLPGFSRRLTLTYKVNGLLRGELEFRRLTVTAGDMLGLTVRTVVVACPGHAIVRPSAPAGEELGELPGFEAAQARQGMQPVSAFGGQMMAAASRLRRDGAGPELRGYIPGDSLRRVDWRAMARGLGMQTRMSEAAEAGTVIIMLETSASAYGKERRLFDANAGRAAAMMKRAVREGKSVKLLTNSAAESLIFDGAAGADLREAEIRLAKLRLDEAFKPMSQRLSDVVAGAPRGASVICLTAGMTGSAEAIARPSSDPGNITYGAKLAGVRGIQLLLLLSVPADKGDAAAESWRERLQGTGCLVRAMPMPKHFGSMKPGVEDAAVRSGREGGGVHVEAAGG, from the coding sequence ATGAGAACGGCGGGAACGCAGCAAGGGAATAGGAACGGATCTGCGATGCCCGGAGAGGTTAAACCGTTGCCGGAAAGCGCGCTCCAGGAACCGGCAGCCTCCAGGCTGCGCAGCCGGATGATGCCGCGAATTATGGCGATGGTCATATTGGGCCTCGGCCTATTCGCGCTCATCGAACGGGGCGGAGCGGTAGAGTGGCTGTTCGCGGCCGTCGCGGTGCTGGCGGCGGGAGGCGGCCTGCTGCTTCCGTATGCGGCGCTGGGCCGCATTCATGCGGAACGGATCGTCTATGATGCCGAGAACCTTGAAGACGGCGGCGAAATGCGCGCCGCGCTGACGATCAGGCTTAGCCGCATGCTGCCGTTCATGTGGGTATGCGTGCAGGAAGAGATCGCGAACGCCTGCGCGCCGCAAGGCAGCGGCATACATATCATGCGGGCGCTGCTTCCCGGCTTCAGCCGCCGGCTGACGCTGACGTATAAGGTGAACGGTTTGCTGCGGGGAGAACTCGAATTCCGCCGTTTGACCGTGACGGCCGGAGATATGTTGGGACTAACGGTGCGTACCGTCGTCGTTGCCTGCCCGGGCCATGCGATCGTCAGGCCTTCGGCGCCGGCCGGAGAGGAGCTCGGCGAGCTGCCGGGCTTTGAAGCGGCGCAAGCCCGGCAAGGCATGCAGCCTGTCTCCGCATTCGGCGGGCAGATGATGGCCGCGGCATCCCGGCTGCGCAGGGACGGAGCGGGACCGGAGCTGCGCGGTTATATTCCCGGCGATTCGCTGCGCCGGGTCGATTGGCGCGCGATGGCGCGAGGGCTCGGCATGCAGACGCGCATGAGCGAAGCGGCCGAAGCGGGGACGGTCATCATTATGCTGGAAACTTCCGCGTCCGCGTATGGCAAGGAGCGCAGGCTATTCGATGCCAACGCCGGCCGGGCGGCGGCGATGATGAAACGAGCGGTGCGGGAAGGGAAGAGCGTAAAGCTGCTGACCAACTCCGCCGCGGAGAGCTTGATCTTCGACGGGGCGGCGGGAGCCGATCTTCGGGAAGCCGAAATCCGCCTTGCGAAGCTCCGGCTGGATGAGGCGTTCAAACCGATGTCGCAGCGATTGTCCGATGTCGTCGCGGGCGCGCCGCGCGGCGCATCCGTGATTTGCCTGACGGCGGGCATGACGGGCAGCGCCGAAGCGATCGCCAGACCTTCGAGCGATCCCGGCAATATTACTTACGGTGCCAAGCTGGCGGGCGTGAGGGGAATTCAGCTGCTGCTGCTTTTGTCCGTGCCGGCCGATAAGGGCGATGCGGCCGCCGAAAGCTGGCGGGAGCGGCTGCAAGGCACGGGCTGCCTCGTGAGAGCGATGCCGATGCCCAAGCATTTCGGAAGCATGAAGCCGGGCGTCGAGGACGCTGCCGTGCGCTCCGGCAGAGAAGGGGGCGGGGTTCATGTCGAAGCCGCAGGAGGATAA
- a CDS encoding AAA family ATPase produces the protein MIPKTQQGEKGGEPLHALDPDMWPEAAQQSLQLMLARVNSVLLGKEKVVSQVFSALLAGGHVLLEDVPGVGKTLLVRAIARVIGGEFRRIQFTSDMQPADVVGGMVWDGKRGELVFRQGPLMANVVLADEINRTPPRTQSALLEAMEERSVSADGETRPLPSPFMLLATQNPLRDDGTYPLPEAQLDRFMMRLSIGYPAPEDEISMLASGRQRLLPELLRPVIVPEEWLRMQKDAQTVHVHPALLAYAVHIVGATRASSELQLGASPRATLDWIRASQAAAFVAGRRYVVPDDLKHTAEPVLAHRLLLREEAWVKGNSPAKVLEDILTSSPVPMPASEGGRRR, from the coding sequence ATGATTCCAAAAACGCAGCAAGGCGAAAAAGGCGGCGAGCCGCTGCACGCACTGGATCCGGATATGTGGCCGGAAGCGGCGCAGCAATCGCTGCAGCTGATGCTGGCGCGGGTTAACAGCGTGCTGCTTGGCAAAGAAAAAGTCGTATCGCAGGTGTTCAGCGCGCTGCTGGCGGGCGGTCATGTGCTGCTTGAGGACGTGCCAGGCGTCGGCAAGACGCTGCTCGTGCGGGCTATTGCCCGGGTAATAGGCGGTGAATTCCGCCGCATTCAGTTTACGTCCGACATGCAGCCGGCGGACGTCGTCGGCGGGATGGTATGGGACGGGAAGCGGGGCGAGCTCGTCTTCCGCCAAGGGCCGCTGATGGCGAATGTCGTGCTAGCCGATGAAATCAACCGCACGCCGCCGCGCACGCAGTCCGCGCTGCTGGAAGCGATGGAGGAGCGGAGCGTGTCGGCCGACGGAGAGACGAGGCCGCTGCCGTCGCCGTTCATGCTGCTCGCCACCCAAAATCCGCTGCGGGACGACGGCACGTACCCCTTGCCGGAAGCGCAGCTCGACCGGTTCATGATGCGGCTCTCGATCGGCTATCCTGCTCCGGAGGATGAGATCAGCATGCTGGCTTCCGGCCGGCAGCGCCTGCTGCCGGAGCTTCTTCGTCCGGTCATCGTGCCGGAGGAGTGGCTGCGCATGCAGAAGGACGCGCAGACGGTGCATGTCCATCCCGCGCTGCTTGCCTATGCGGTGCATATTGTCGGCGCGACGCGCGCTTCGTCGGAGCTGCAGCTCGGCGCAAGTCCGCGCGCGACGCTGGATTGGATCCGCGCCTCGCAGGCCGCGGCTTTCGTCGCGGGAAGACGCTATGTGGTGCCGGATGATTTGAAGCATACGGCCGAACCCGTGCTGGCTCACCGGCTGCTTTTGCGGGAAGAGGCATGGGTGAAAGGGAACAGCCCCGCGAAGGTGCTGGAGGACATCCTGACCTCGTCTCCCGTGCCGATGCCGGCCTCCGAAGGCGGGCGCCGAAGATGA
- a CDS encoding S41 family peptidase — translation MQELSLEQRLIIVAETVRLTEKAFAHWENASIGPDELGNVMEEWFEKASHAERRADFQHVMWAYFSKLRNGHSNYFDRAMPFPYGGMLGLALIEADGEWVVNGDHSGLLKRGDSVLKIGGRTLGDWLEEIGSLAGMTDWRSNIARLPYYLSQLLPDERVEVEIMDQLGTRRCVSLPRKPVDFEALNQGETTGRRLPGTEVAYIRIPSFNHPKFEEQALLLLEEYRDSASLIIDVRGNGGGSTPGRLTDKLMDRPHRWWTERSRHPEFLNRRHPNAKFRFADDYGYAECSSGYADPAADAYAGRLILLADRFTGSAAEDFILPFRDNGRAVIVGERTFGSTGQPVARTFDNGNISVTVGAIRAFLPDGTPFEGVGIAPDIEISLSREDLYQQRDAALDKAVELLRTGAERVLS, via the coding sequence ATGCAGGAACTGTCATTGGAACAGCGATTAATCATCGTGGCGGAAACCGTAAGATTGACCGAGAAGGCATTCGCTCATTGGGAGAACGCAAGCATCGGACCGGATGAGCTCGGAAACGTGATGGAGGAGTGGTTCGAAAAAGCCTCTCATGCGGAGCGGCGGGCCGACTTTCAGCACGTCATGTGGGCGTACTTCAGCAAGCTTCGCAACGGACATTCCAATTATTTCGATCGGGCCATGCCGTTTCCGTACGGCGGAATGCTCGGTCTTGCGCTGATCGAAGCGGACGGCGAATGGGTCGTGAACGGGGATCATTCCGGCTTATTGAAGCGCGGCGATTCGGTACTGAAGATTGGAGGCAGGACGCTGGGCGATTGGCTGGAAGAAATCGGGTCGCTCGCTGGCATGACCGATTGGAGATCGAATATCGCCCGGCTGCCCTACTATCTGTCGCAGCTTCTGCCCGACGAGCGGGTCGAGGTGGAGATTATGGATCAGCTAGGAACCCGCCGGTGTGTTAGCTTGCCTCGCAAACCGGTCGATTTCGAAGCTCTTAATCAAGGAGAAACGACGGGGCGGCGGCTGCCTGGCACTGAGGTCGCATACATTCGCATACCAAGCTTCAATCACCCCAAATTCGAGGAGCAGGCGCTGCTGCTTCTGGAGGAATACCGGGATTCCGCGTCGCTTATTATCGACGTCCGGGGCAACGGCGGCGGCTCGACGCCAGGACGATTGACAGACAAGCTTATGGATCGTCCGCATCGCTGGTGGACGGAACGGTCGCGCCATCCCGAGTTTCTGAACCGTCGGCATCCGAACGCGAAATTCCGGTTCGCCGACGATTACGGCTACGCGGAATGCAGTTCCGGTTATGCCGATCCCGCCGCGGATGCTTACGCGGGTCGGCTTATCCTGCTGGCCGATCGGTTCACCGGATCGGCGGCCGAGGACTTCATCCTGCCGTTCCGGGACAATGGCAGGGCGGTTATCGTCGGCGAGCGGACATTCGGATCCACCGGCCAGCCGGTCGCGCGAACATTCGATAACGGCAATATTAGCGTGACCGTCGGCGCCATTCGCGCGTTCCTGCCGGACGGCACTCCCTTCGAAGGCGTCGGCATTGCGCCGGACATCGAGATCTCACTAAGCAGGGAAGATCTCTATCAACAACGGGATGCCGCGCTTGACAAGGCGGTTGAGCTGCTACGGACAGGGGCTGAGCGCGTCCTTTCTTAA
- a CDS encoding phosphotransferase gives MVEELMHEIIAARVLPMAVDQWSKLRGGSNSTVWALGTSDTPRLFVFKANEPEIIAAETRFYGMYQGIPLFPVIRYVDPQYRFYLYDFIAGDTDYDRKTKSQLMPELSDRIIRHYIHSEHADEFEWVEAPERIDGDLIYSRTVIGDHLSPADHELVRAIQSRRSTRLLRENLYILHGDFGVHNFLFRDGQLAGIIDPFPKIGRPLYDLLYAFCSSPDDLHLPILLQAVERAGLPPMHEQALIEDMLMAMYFRMATCLTYHSEDISRYQEAWSEWRQLQQGGEARALGS, from the coding sequence ATGGTAGAGGAACTGATGCACGAGATTATTGCCGCTCGGGTGCTGCCGATGGCAGTGGACCAATGGAGCAAACTAAGGGGCGGGAGCAATAGCACCGTTTGGGCACTCGGCACTTCGGACACGCCGCGTCTGTTCGTCTTCAAAGCCAATGAACCCGAGATCATTGCCGCCGAGACTCGGTTCTACGGCATGTATCAGGGGATCCCGCTGTTCCCCGTCATCCGCTACGTCGATCCGCAGTATCGCTTTTATCTTTACGATTTTATCGCCGGCGACACCGACTACGATCGCAAGACAAAATCACAACTTATGCCGGAGCTGTCCGACCGTATTATTCGCCACTACATTCATTCGGAACATGCGGATGAATTCGAATGGGTGGAAGCTCCCGAGCGCATCGACGGAGATCTGATTTATTCCCGTACCGTCATTGGCGATCACCTGAGCCCGGCGGATCATGAGCTTGTTCGAGCTATCCAATCGCGCAGAAGCACTAGGCTTCTGCGGGAAAACCTTTATATTCTGCATGGCGATTTCGGCGTGCACAACTTCTTGTTTCGAGATGGGCAGCTCGCGGGGATCATCGATCCGTTTCCGAAGATCGGGCGGCCCTTGTACGATTTGCTGTATGCCTTTTGCTCGTCTCCGGATGATTTGCATCTTCCGATTCTGCTTCAAGCGGTTGAGCGCGCCGGTCTCCCCCCGATGCACGAGCAAGCGTTGATCGAAGACATGCTGATGGCCATGTACTTCCGGATGGCGACCTGCCTGACGTACCATTCTGAGGACATTAGCCGCTATCAGGAGGCGTGGAGCGAATGGAGGCAATTGCAGCAAGGCGGCGAGGCTAGAGCGTTAGGGAGCTAG
- the bcp gene encoding thioredoxin-dependent thiol peroxidase, translating into MAAIKAKAAVGKKAPDFALPAMGGREVRLSDYIGHKVVIFFYPKDMTPACTQQSCDFRDAYAEFGKQNTVVIGISNDPAERHEKFAAKYELPFELLADTEHKVCELYGVWQLKKLYGREYMGLVRSTFLIDEKGKLVREWRNLRVKGHAEEVLAAVSAQ; encoded by the coding sequence ATGGCAGCAATCAAAGCGAAAGCGGCCGTGGGGAAAAAGGCGCCGGACTTCGCGCTTCCGGCCATGGGCGGACGAGAGGTGCGCTTGAGCGATTATATCGGCCATAAGGTGGTCATCTTCTTCTATCCGAAGGACATGACGCCGGCCTGCACGCAGCAATCCTGCGACTTCCGCGACGCGTATGCGGAGTTCGGGAAGCAGAACACGGTCGTCATCGGCATCAGCAACGATCCGGCGGAGAGGCACGAGAAATTCGCGGCCAAGTACGAGCTGCCCTTCGAGCTGCTGGCGGATACGGAGCACAAAGTATGCGAGCTGTACGGCGTCTGGCAGTTGAAGAAGCTGTACGGCCGCGAATATATGGGGCTCGTGCGCTCGACTTTTCTCATTGACGAGAAGGGCAAGCTGGTGCGCGAATGGCGCAACCTCCGCGTGAAAGGCCATGCGGAGGAAGTGCTGGCCGCCGTTAGCGCGCAGTAG
- a CDS encoding ABC transporter permease yields MFYWSLAAEYMKNYVKTKLTYRADFWIEVLSDLLFQAVNLIFILIVFRHTPTLGGWTEAEVVFVYGYFMVPSGIFGALFNIWNFSERYIVKGEMDRVLTRPAHNLYQVLLENLDPPSLFGSFIGLIIMIVSWGDLGLTFHLMDIIMLAVFTIGSVMIYAGIFTSLTAISFYSDAPTGILPLMYNISNYGRYPVNIYNKIIRFFLTWLLPFAFVGVIPASYFLGRNETGLSDLAPYTPLMGVIVLGIGLFIWNHGVKRYRGAGS; encoded by the coding sequence ATGTTCTATTGGTCGCTCGCCGCAGAGTATATGAAGAATTACGTCAAAACCAAGCTCACCTACCGGGCGGATTTCTGGATCGAAGTGCTGTCGGACTTGTTGTTCCAAGCCGTCAATCTCATCTTCATCCTCATCGTGTTCCGGCATACGCCGACGCTCGGCGGCTGGACCGAAGCCGAAGTGGTGTTCGTGTATGGCTATTTCATGGTGCCATCCGGTATCTTCGGCGCCTTGTTCAACATTTGGAATTTCAGCGAGCGGTACATCGTCAAGGGGGAAATGGACCGCGTGCTGACGCGCCCGGCTCATAATTTATATCAGGTGCTGCTCGAAAATCTCGATCCGCCGTCCTTGTTCGGCTCGTTCATCGGCCTGATCATCATGATCGTGAGCTGGGGCGATCTGGGGCTGACATTCCATCTGATGGATATCATCATGCTGGCCGTGTTTACGATCGGTTCGGTTATGATCTATGCAGGAATATTCACGTCGCTTACGGCGATTTCGTTCTATTCCGACGCGCCGACGGGCATCCTGCCGCTGATGTACAATATTTCGAACTACGGCCGTTACCCGGTCAACATTTATAACAAAATCATCCGCTTCTTCCTGACGTGGCTGCTGCCGTTCGCCTTTGTCGGCGTCATTCCGGCTTCGTATTTCTTGGGGCGCAACGAGACGGGGTTGTCTGATTTGGCGCCATACACGCCGCTTATGGGAGTTATCGTGCTCGGCATCGGGCTGTTCATCTGGAATCATGGGGTGAAACGATATCGGGGCGCAGGGTCGTAA
- a CDS encoding ABC transporter permease produces the protein MNSAYLDLIRIRFLMMLAYRVNYYSGIVIYTINIGAYYFLWEAIYGEQKVLAGFTLAQMTTYVAVSWMARAFYFNNLDREIANEIRDGSVAVQFIRPYNYLFVKLMQGFGEGLFRLFLFMGPGLALVCLIFPVKLPSDLGIWAIYLVMLLFSFLINTQINMLVGLFAFFVENNEGMLRMKRVLVDLFSGVIVPISFFPGWLAVTMKWLPFQAITFLPSSVFTGRITGSEVARVFGIQVVWFVVLIIPIAWVWRQARTRLFVQGG, from the coding sequence ATGAACAGCGCTTACCTGGATTTGATCCGCATCCGTTTTCTGATGATGCTGGCGTATCGCGTCAACTACTACAGCGGCATCGTCATCTACACGATCAACATCGGCGCGTACTATTTTCTGTGGGAAGCGATCTACGGGGAGCAGAAGGTGCTGGCCGGCTTTACGCTCGCGCAGATGACGACATACGTCGCGGTCTCGTGGATGGCGAGAGCCTTTTACTTCAATAACCTCGACCGCGAAATCGCAAACGAAATCCGCGACGGCAGCGTTGCGGTGCAGTTTATCCGCCCGTACAACTACTTGTTCGTCAAGCTGATGCAAGGGTTCGGAGAAGGGTTGTTCCGGCTTTTCTTGTTCATGGGGCCGGGCTTGGCGCTCGTCTGTCTGATTTTCCCCGTGAAGCTGCCGTCCGACCTCGGGATTTGGGCGATCTACCTCGTCATGCTGTTGTTCAGTTTTCTTATTAATACGCAAATCAACATGCTTGTAGGCTTATTTGCTTTCTTCGTCGAAAACAACGAGGGCATGCTGCGCATGAAGCGGGTGCTCGTCGACTTGTTCTCGGGCGTCATCGTGCCGATCTCGTTCTTCCCGGGCTGGCTGGCCGTAACGATGAAGTGGCTGCCTTTTCAAGCGATTACGTTTCTGCCAAGCTCCGTCTTCACCGGCAGGATAACGGGATCCGAGGTTGCGCGCGTATTCGGCATTCAAGTCGTCTGGTTCGTCGTCCTGATCATTCCGATTGCATGGGTATGGCGTCAGGCGCGGACCCGTTTGTTCGTGCAGGGAGGTTGA
- a CDS encoding LCP family protein, translating into MARAKQPKQPKRKRPWRWALLSVSVVILAVVGYFVYEAYGSINGLKKLSEPTNDPKFTDYEVTTAQKPSEWEGKERVNILIMGGDNRGLKDNEKARSDSMMVVSIDPVKKDIHLFSVLRDTYVDIQDHGHDRINTAFAVGGADLAMQTIGEVLGLDIQYYVYTDFEGFKSVIDAIGGIQNFDVEKDMNYVDNADGNRYDIHLKKGVQDLDGTKALQYVRFRHDAMSDFTRTERQRKLLGAVADKMKSGWSLLKMKKIVDSVDGYVKTNIDVSDMIDLAQLGVKSHIAGQAQVPPMDLISGEKVGGASVLAISDEDKVKQYVQDELTKDTTITTSTDSSVQSNGTGSNTNTTSTGSGNTANGSGQ; encoded by the coding sequence ATGGCTCGCGCGAAGCAACCTAAACAACCCAAACGGAAAAGACCCTGGAGATGGGCGCTGTTAAGCGTATCCGTCGTGATTTTGGCGGTCGTCGGGTATTTTGTATACGAGGCCTACGGATCCATTAATGGACTCAAGAAATTAAGCGAACCGACGAACGATCCTAAATTCACCGATTATGAGGTTACCACCGCTCAGAAGCCGTCTGAATGGGAAGGCAAGGAACGGGTCAACATTCTGATCATGGGCGGCGACAACCGCGGCTTGAAGGATAACGAGAAAGCCCGCTCCGATTCCATGATGGTCGTCTCGATCGATCCGGTTAAGAAGGATATCCACCTGTTCTCCGTGCTCCGCGATACGTACGTGGACATTCAGGATCACGGCCATGACCGCATCAATACGGCTTTCGCCGTAGGCGGCGCGGATCTTGCGATGCAAACGATCGGCGAAGTGCTCGGACTTGATATTCAATATTATGTGTATACCGACTTTGAAGGATTCAAATCCGTGATCGATGCGATCGGCGGCATTCAGAATTTCGACGTTGAGAAAGACATGAACTACGTCGACAACGCGGACGGCAACCGGTACGATATCCATCTGAAGAAAGGCGTTCAGGATCTCGACGGTACCAAGGCGCTGCAGTACGTACGCTTCCGTCATGACGCGATGAGCGACTTTACCCGCACGGAACGCCAGCGCAAGCTGCTCGGCGCCGTAGCCGACAAGATGAAGAGCGGCTGGAGCCTGCTCAAGATGAAGAAGATCGTAGACAGCGTCGATGGCTACGTGAAAACGAATATCGACGTCTCCGATATGATCGATCTTGCCCAGCTTGGCGTGAAGAGCCATATCGCAGGCCAGGCTCAAGTGCCACCGATGGACTTGATTAGCGGCGAGAAAGTCGGCGGAGCCTCCGTGCTTGCCATTTCCGACGAGGATAAGGTAAAGCAATACGTACAGGATGAACTGACGAAGGATACGACCATTACGACTTCGACCGATTCCTCCGTTCAAAGCAACGGTACGGGATCGAACACGAATACGACCAGTACGGGCAGCGGCAACACTGCCAATGGATCTGGGCAATAA